The following nucleotide sequence is from Tribolium castaneum strain GA2 chromosome 5, icTriCast1.1, whole genome shotgun sequence.
TCGAAATTCAAtgtgatatttttttcgattagATATTTCTGAGTAATTTGCGAACAAAATGCATCTTTTGAAACCTtcatcaacaaaaaaaaaaagatttaagtAACTAATTGCTGAAAAGATGCGAACCGAAAAGTTTAtcttttttgacaatttcgaaagcttattaattaaattttacttgtTGGGCTCAAAGCATAATTGTTCGTTGGGTGAAGAAGAGAACACAAATGGTAAAACGCgacttttgcaaaaataaattccctcccacaatgttttaaattagttaataaaGCTTGTATTTCTTGGCTTCCAATCCTAAAAATAACCTAATTGAAGGAAAAGTCGTTACTCATTGTATTAATTCGTATAGTTAAGTAAATACCTAATCAGCCGTTACATAAATAATGTTTACTTTTTCCGATACTCCTTTGCAGTGTACACGTTCAGAACAACGTGAATCCGTAACAGTGAGCGACTAAATttgccaattttatttttacagtgtGTTTTATTGGTTACTGTATCACACGTTGCAAATAAATCTGGAGCAGAAAAATACGAGCAAAACCTTTTTTAGAGAATACATTCCCCAGATCtggaataaaataaagtcaCCTGTTGCGCGAAAAATCTTCATTGAGCGAAAACGCAATACCTagctttcaaaaaaatagtaagtgTGTTAAGGTGATCCTCTAATACCAAAGATTATGAGAGAAAGGTAATTGCTTGGTAGAGGACAGTTCTATAAATAAGTGATTCTTTTATTAGAAAGAACCCGAGCCTTTCTTTTGAAACATGTCATGAAAAGACGACGGAATTAAGTTCACATAACAACTTTGCGATTGGCAGTAGTTGGGGTCTGCACAGGAGAAGCAGCACGTTGTTGTACATGGGATTTTATGTTACGACATGAAGTAGTATTTAATTGCAAAGCGATTTTGTGTCAGGGGTTAAACCAAATTGAGTTGTTAATTACAAAAACCATGTTGTTAATTAAACacgttttgaataaaattttaaatcttgaaAGGATTTGAATCGAACCCGAGGAAATCAGACGTGATGTTCTCTTATCTCTGATTATGATTTGCATTTACATAACACAACGAAAAGTGAAAATTAATATTCTGAAGGACGTAGgacatttcaaattttaaacttaatcAAGGGAAATATATGTTATGCTGTTACAATCTGTATCGGTCATTAGAAGAAATGCATAATTTTACAAGCACCACAAAACACTCAATAAAGGTCGTATGTATTACAAAACTCTTATTACTATATGAAATGTTAAGATACAGCAGAGGAGtgaattataaaatttgaaagaaaaatagttGTGCTAATATaccaaattgttttttcatttattgttttactattgaatcattaaatttttttgtggatCCAATATCCAATCCTTACCCCATTTCAAACAGAATCGATAGTTGTAGGAGAAACAAGAATCAAAGCCCCAGTAACTCAAATGAATCCTTAAAGGTTGAGCGCTCCAGACAATTACTTTTACTCATCTCAGTGTGTCAATTTACGCATTCGTAGTTCTTCTCCTTGGAACTAAAAGCTAATAGTTATTTTCGTAGAAAATTAGATTCCCTTTAAATAGTCGTTTAATAAGCTCCGGACAGTTGTTACATAATCTATAGTCAATTTGAACTAGCAATCTTGGTCTTCCGCGTTATATAAAACACTCGCTGCAACTTAAACCATTATGTAAGACACTGAATTACATGAACAAATTCGGAATTAGAACGAACGGTAAAAAAGTTTGCGGATTGCTTGTGACAAGGTCAGGTTGAGtaatatataaaattaaatctagAAATTGTCACATGCAATCAATAATGCATCCAATAACAAACTTTTTCGATGTATTTTTGGAACAATGCAACTGTAAACTTTATAACTGAAAACATCGGAATAATAGTGCAATTATTGCCCACGAGTTTATATTTAACAAGGTGGTGAAATTAAAAGCTTTTGTTCCAGTCGGTCTATTCTTACCTTCACGTTCACGTAATCGTGCTCGCACAAAACGTACCCCAATCAAACGTTTGATCTTCGATAAAAACCACAGCTAGGGACGCAAATTCAAGTTTAAAAAAGCGCTCAGAAATggtaaaattaatcaaatcaCGTGCAACTAAAACTGAAGTAATCACGTGTAAACTACGACCTCTGAAGGCGTTTTTTCAGCATTCATTTCTCCATTGAGACATATGAACTGCATTCGCGTAATTATTCCACAAAACCAGTTTGAAAAGAAAGCCATCGTACTATTTTATTAAGAGAAGGTTAAAACgttattttatcaatttcttCATCATTCAGCTCCTGTTTCCAATTAAATTATTCCGAGAAAGCGTATTGTTTCCAGACGCTCGTGCACAAGCACGTTGGTAATTATTACCAAAACAATTAGTTAATTCATTCAATAATTCATGTTTAGCTGCCGATTCTACAAACATACTCATTCATGATTTTGTGGTTCATTTTCCATACAGATATAGCAATTTAAATTCGTTATGGAATCTGAATCCGGAAcgacaaacacaaaaatctcCGATTCAGGATATTCAAACAGCTGTAGTAACAGCAATTCGCAAAGAAGGTAAGCAACTGAAAAAGCGCTTGCTTTTTctaacaattaatatttaagtgCAAGCTCTAAGTCCCGCCACAGTGGGAGTAACTCGAGTAGAAGTAGTGGCTATTGTGGGACTACTAATCCGGACGAAAGGTAACAAAAATCACactatttttacttaattttgtataaattctCTAGCGGCGAGATTGGATTCCAACCACCTAAACGTAACAAAGaacacaaaaagaaaaaactcaaGTCGGCGAATTCAACAAATGGTGGCAACGTTTCGTCAGTTGCAGCAACCGCGCCTTCAGACAATAGAAacatttgtgttattttaaaggaAGACAGTGCTGAAGCAACCATGGGTTAGTAATCCAAAATTGAATTCTTCGAATTACTGGGGGTTTTCTTTCAGGTGTTGAAGTTCTTCCGGTTCCTGTTGTTGAAACAGCGGTTCCTTCAACCGATTTAGTTGAAACGAACGAACCCGACCCCATCTCCCCCTCAGTGCCAGTCACAGGTAACAGTTATGATAATTAACTAACGAACTAATCggctaaattaataataatcatgGTTTATTGGTGCTGTTGTTTTACACCCGTCAGGAAaggaaaaatttagaaaatacattaaacaaaattaagtttctaactttatccagaaggaagatgAGGATGTAAACACATTTGcccaattttacttttttcaataaataaatttacaatactttgcatttttttaacattagaCTAATCGGGTGTATGCGTTTGTGCTTGGCGTAAAGGTTTAGGTGTAACACATTGCCTGTGGTATGTTTTTTTGCATATGTTAGCGGAGACACCACCTCCAGATAAAGAAATGTCCTGGACCGACCAACAAAGCCAACACACCGAAAAAGAGACATTGAATGCTGCGAGCGTTCCAATGGAAACCTCCGTTGAGAAAACCAAAGTCACGGAGGTAaaactttagaaaaaatcgatgaaataaacaaatcgaTTACAGGATGGTTTCTGCTGCGTCATTTCCATGTATGATGGAGTTGTTTTGTACACAACCCCAAGTCTGACTGCAGTTTTGGGTTTTCCGAAAGACATGTGGTTAGGGAGATCGTTCATTGATTTTGTGCATCCCAAGGATCGGGAAACTTTTTCTAGTCAAGTCACTACTGGCATTGCTTTGCCTTTGGTCGACTCTCAAGGGAAATTCAAAGGTGATTGTTTACTCAAGCAAGTGTTTGGTCACcgaaatttttattcacagatattaaaaattcgCTTTATGTCTGCCTCCGTAAATATAGAGGGCTCAAATCGTCCGGCTTTGGTGTTGTTGAGAAGGCAGTGTCGTACCAAGCGTTTCAGTTGACTGTTACCTTCAGACACTTGAATGACACGCCAGACTCGAAAAAACTGCTAGACACCAATGGGGGAATGTTTCTCGTAGTCGTAGCAAATCCTGTATATTCCTCGTACAAAGGTAAAGATACAAATAACGGCTAGAATACGACACACTAAGcaaaactttgcaaaaaaattaataaattatctagTACAAATCTAGTTTTGTGTACTTGGGATTAAACGAGTAAAATCTTTCAGTTCCTGAAGAGCGAGTAAAGTTTGCCAAATTTGGCATGAGACACACCGCTGCGTGCACTTTCAGTCATGTGGACCCGGACGTGGTCacaaatttcggttttttgccACAGGACATGTTaggaaaatcaatttttgatttcTATCATCCTGAAGACATGTCGTTCCTCAAGGAAGTCTACGAATCTGGTTGGTTTCCAAACTGTTGTATTTGAACGAATTTTGAGAGTTTTCTTTCAGTTATGACCATGTGCCAAATAGCTGGATCGGTGTTTCGCAGCAAACCGTACAGATTTGCTGTGCAAAACGGCGGTTTTGTTATGATTGAAACAGAGTGGTCCAGCTTTGTCAATCCGTGGTCAAGGCGTCTCGAATTTGTAATAGGCCTCCATCGGGTTTTACAAGTACGTATTAAAAGTGTAgagaaaaagtttaatttgtcGTTTAGGGACCGAAAAACCCGgatatttttgaccaaaacaAGGAAgatgagaaaaaatatatcCCTGAAGAAGTACTCAAAGAGAGTAAGGTGATTCAAGgtgaaattttattgttactaaACAAGGTAAGTtattaataagtaaataaCGTTCCTGatgttaattaaattcattCGTTTAGGAATTGTCAAGGCCGTCCGAAGCGGCAAAACATGAGGTTTCAAAGAGATGCAAAGATCTTGCAAATTTTATGGAATATCTTATGGATGaagtaaataaaagtaatttacAACTAGACTTACCTCAAGATACCGATCCCACCATTTCGGTAAGTCTAAGACGAATGGTAAGTGCCCCAATTTTTAGCATTCTTTAAACTAACGGGCACTGGTGACTAACAAATTATCCAAATGAGATTTTAGCCACAggttaaaattacaaacaacaaaattaataatttaataacaaaagggcttattcttttctaaaaaatttcaaaggcaaaattttctttatgtCACGAGAGGAATTATTTTTCAGGAACGTGATTCTGTGATGTTGGGCGAAATATCCCCACACCATGACTACTACGACAGTAAATCGTCGTCAGAGACACCCCCTAGCTATAACCAACTGAATTATAACGAAAACATCCagagattttttcaaagcaaacCTAAGACCACAATTTCGGACGAAAGCAGCGAACGTCCGAGCGCCTCAAACGATACAGATCCTGAAGGCAAAATTTTACCTTCAGTTCAACATTGTGCCAACAATCAGTAAGTTCTAACTTCTTGGTTTAGGAAATAACTCACGACTTCTCCCCCCAGAAAGTGTCTTTCCCCCGTTGGAAACAGCGGAGCTTCCGGAAGCGGAAGCGCCGGAAACCTGAGTTCAGTCAGTAACCCCAACATGGAAAGCGCTACAACAAGTGCCACCAACACCTCCAACGACTCCTACAAACCCCTCCTCCTAACAGAAGCGATTTTGTACAAGTAATAAGCACGTTTGGCTCATTTTTCTCTACtcccaaataaatttttgcagaCATAACGAAGACATGGAAAAAATCATGATCAAGCGACACCGGGAACAAAGATCCGTCACTCGAGAGAGTAAAAAATCGCACCACAAACACGAAAAGGCAAATGCTGGTGATAAAACGGTGGAGAAAAATGATTACAGTCAAGGTCATGGGGTGAAACGAAGCGTTTCGCATTCGTGGGAAGGCGAAAGTCACAAAATTACCAAACACAAACATCTCACAGGGAGGAATAATAACCAAAACCAGGACCAGACACGAATGAAGCCGCCACAAGTACCAACTAACAATGACAGTAAAAACGAAAATGTGTACCAGCAAGGGGTGAGTTGGTTTAATCGAAGGGAACAGACCTGGAATTGTAACTTTGCAGATGAATGATGTGAATTTGTGGCCCCCATTTTCGGTCACCGTTACCCCAATGAGTAACACCCAAAATTTGAACGTTACCTCAAACGCCAATCCTCTGGGAGGTCTTGCCACAAGAATGTTCCCCCTTTATTACATACCAACACAGCAGAGGGGCTTCGAAGGCAGTGTTAACGATCCCAGATATCAAGGTATaagaatgaaaaaattgtgttttttctctaaactgGTTCAATTTTTCCAGTTCAATACATGCCAGGGATGATCTACAATTACAACCCCATATTCCCGGCCCCTCCCATCCTATGTTCCCCCCTTCCAGTGTTGCCAATCCCAGTTCCTCCCTCGGTGTCATCAGTGAATCCAGAAATGTGCCATCCTCCAAATGAGGCTTCAGCTGAATACAAGAGCAAAGTCCCCCAATTCCAGAGACCTGCCTCCCAAGCCACTTCGGTCAAAGCTGAGCCTGGGAGTGCCTTAGGGTCCATAGCATCGGCCAGTGTGGCCAATAaggtaaagaaaaaattcactCGTCTCACTAACACGACTAAAACGGAGAATTAGTGGTTTTGGGTTTTGCAAATTTCTTTTTCCAGGCAATGTCTGAGTGTTCGCGTAAGGACCTGACGCTTCAGTCAGTGTGTTCTCCCGATTCTCCATTGGTTAGTCCTCCTGATGGGGAGACTCACATGGAGAGTTTTCAGTTGAACCAAAAGGTTAACACACATTCTGTCTGTGTTGCATGCTATAATCATCTGTAGCTTTCTCTCATCTATCTATTGAAAACTCCTCTCTTTTTCTCTTTAACTGTTGGCTGAAAAAGCCACCGGAATTACTAAACTtcatattaatgttattttgttgTGACTCATGCGGTTTGAGGTAAAGCCCGACCACTCACGTGAGTATACAGTTTTAAACATCACATAACtcactaattaattcaaaaccTCACACACTGTATTATTACGAATTTTTGTACACGTTGACAATGAATGTAACCTTGCAGATGAATAATCTAAACGATCGAGCTGCTCTTTTTCGCGATAATAACATTATTGACGATGAGAGCTGTTTTTCCTCGTCTTATTCCTCGTTTTTGAAAACCGATTACGGCTCTGGGTCCAATGACGATGCTAATGTTTCGCAACCTGAAGGCGTGAGTTGTGtacaagttaaaaatttagtttgaattttattgttaaggGCCCAAAACACCGCAAAAATGTGCCAATAAGGAAACGAGACCCGCCGTGGCTCGAAGCAGTGACAATAACCCCCGAAATAATCTACAAATATCAAATGACGGTGAAAAGTTTGGACGATATCCTTGAGGCAGACCTCcacactttgaaaaaaatcgatcaGGTTTGCACTTAAAACCTTGGGACAAAATGATGGTAAAAATGTGATTGCAGCCAATGCTCGTAAACGACCAATTAAACCAGCTTTATATCGAAATGGAATTAGAGGGATTATCGACGAAATTAACGCTGGAGGAAGGAATTACGTCTAGCAGCAGCGGGGATGAAATTAGTACCAACTCATCAAAAGTAATTTTCCACTCTTTGCTCGCTAGCTTCCTCATTTACGAATTTTTACAGCAGAAGAAAAAAAGGCGGTCGCAAAGTGCAGTCATGATGATGTTCTACGAAGAAAACGCCCCTCTACCCTCACCAAACAAGTCATAAAACTCCAATTCACCAGAGtgttactatttttataaaatttgcactggttttgtttttttattgctacTTCTGGCGCAATTTTTGATGTTGTAGAGTAAAGAACTTTTTACACTATTCTTCTATTTAGATAATTCTTGTATTTAAATCCCACGTTGTATaacttgaataaaaatttgaaaaaaataagcgttgtttttttttctgcaaaCATTATGAAACACATTTCATAAGGGTATTCATCACCctgtagataaaaaaaatacaagaccCCCTCATTTCGCCATTTTTGGACTGACTGATttgaattataaaataatttacccGAGCCATTCCATATAAATTTCTCGGGTCTTAGCAGACTATAGAAAAGAGATCAAATTAGTGTAATTGGTTGCTTTACATAAACCTTTAAGATCCTGGCTGCATAATTGTGatgaaattgattaaaaagcTCTCTCGAGCAATGAAGGCTCGCCTACAAAGTGCTTAAGGCTTTTAAGTCAATAATATCCACCATTAAGTCCAATTTCAATTGAGAGGAACAAGCCGTAAAGCATTTGGATAAATTAAAAGACTTTTAGGCAAAAACTAGAATATTCCGAATTAATTCGAATTTTATAGCGTGTCCTCGTAATGTGAGAAGCAATAGTGAAAGAAAACGAACATTTGAAGCTTTGAAAAGGTTTATTTTGAATAGAAATGGTGTTCAATTGACTTGATTTCAATTGCAAATTCAGCGACAGTTTAAACAGTTCTCTCTATTTGAGTCGGCTTGCTTTCGGCCATTTCCACCAAACGCTCCTTTTATGTTATTGTCAGGCCTCAACTTCATTACTTGCTATTAATACATTAAAACCAACAGTTCATCACTCAAATTGctcaataaacattttcaaaagtaTTGGATTATTTAATACAATTAAGTGCGTATTGATCCAGCAATTCTTTCCAGACCTCACCACAAGTCACAATGTTGcctaaacaatttttaaaattgttcaaaGATCCGTGTGACGTTTACACGGCAATTCACCCCCTTTTTTACGTGTGTACGTTCTTCGGTTTGGCCCCCTATTCTTTAGTACGGGTCGAAAACGGTAAAAAAGTCTTTAAATTCGCTTGGTGGCCCCTAACTAGAAACGCACTTTTGGTATTAATACTTTTGGGCGCTTTAACGTATCATGCAATTTTCGATTTAATCTCATTCAAAGACAGTGATTTACAACAGAAGTTGAGGTACTTTGAGGAGGTTTTTTCCAGTTTACTGTCGTGTTGTTCGGTCATTTTTGGATGCATTTTTGCCTTGAAGGTGATTGAGGTTTTTAAGAATATTGAGGAGGTTGATGTGGCGTTTCGAAGTTTGGCCGTTTGGGTCCCTTACAAGTAATATCAATGTTTTTGTAAGCATTAacaatgatttattttaggcATTTGTATGTGAACATTTTAATCCAT
It contains:
- the per gene encoding period isoform X3, with the translated sequence MESESGTTNTKISDSGYSNSCSNSNSQRSASSKSRHSGSNSSRSSGYCGTTNPDESGEIGFQPPKRNKEHKKKKLKSANSTNGGNVSSVAATAPSDNRNICVILKEDSAEATMGVEVLPVPVVETAVPSTDLVETNEPDPISPSVPVTAETPPPDKEMSWTDQQSQHTEKETLNAASVPMETSVEKTKVTEDGFCCVISMYDGVVLYTTPSLTAVLGFPKDMWLGRSFIDFVHPKDRETFSSQVTTGIALPLVDSQGKFKDIKNSLYVCLRKYRGLKSSGFGVVEKAVSYQAFQLTVTFRHLNDTPDSKKLLDTNGGMFLVVVANPVYSSYKVPEERVKFAKFGMRHTAACTFSHVDPDVVTNFGFLPQDMLGKSIFDFYHPEDMSFLKEVYESVMTMCQIAGSVFRSKPYRFAVQNGGFVMIETEWSSFVNPWSRRLEFVIGLHRVLQGPKNPDIFDQNKEDEKKYIPEEVLKESKVIQGEILLLLNKELSRPSEAAKHEVSKRCKDLANFMEYLMDEVNKSNLQLDLPQDTDPTISVSLRRMERDSVMLGEISPHHDYYDSKSSSETPPSYNQLNYNENIQRFFQSKPKTTISDESSERPSASNDTDPEGKILPSVQHCANNQKCLSPVGNSGASGSGSAGNLSSVSNPNMESATTSATNTSNDSYKPLLLTEAILYKHNEDMEKIMIKRHREQRSVTRESKKSHHKHEKANAGDKTVEKNDYSQGHGVKRSVSHSWEGESHKITKHKHLTGRNNNQNQDQTRMKPPQVPTNNDSKNENVYQQGMNDVNLWPPFSVTVTPMSNTQNLNVTSNANPLGGLATRMFPLYYIPTQQRGFEGSVNDPRYQVQYMPGMIYNYNPIFPAPPILCSPLPVLPIPVPPSVSSVNPEMCHPPNEASAEYKSKVPQFQRPASQATSVKAEPGSALGSIASASVANKMNNLNDRAALFRDNNIIDDESCFSSSYSSFLKTDYGSGSNDDANVSQPEGGPKHRKNVPIRKRDPPWLEAVTITPEIIYKYQMTVKSLDDILEADLHTLKKIDQPMLVNDQLNQLYIEMELEGLSTKLTLEEGITSSSSGDEISTNSSKQKKKRRSQSAVMMMFYEENAPLPSPNKS